One region of Streptomyces sp. CG4 genomic DNA includes:
- a CDS encoding DUF4157 domain-containing protein translates to MHERTKNPRNDTTSRTAPDRRTAARPSATDQKVRADAPMTPETALFLQTTVGNAAVARMIQQQRHAHRPPGGGRDAATGAEAEAETAPVQRSAVHDVLRSPGRPLAEPVRTEMESRLGEDFRAVRVHDDAPAARSAAEIGARAYTSGDHVVLGRGGSDDHTLAHELTHVIQQRQGPVAGTEIGSGLRVSSPSDRFERAAEANATEALRRPLPAPVARPFPGSGPVPLGGSRTEDHSRAPIQRAPAATTTAAPVATQAAFTHLAGDDLEGECGGFERRRALSVNPPQQGVIIQEINRVFAVEQWDGAAWTALPSTAIDAYVTARNSTVHATVGRYWELWEVDAQGNVSDGAEDTFGLPSIIPGRKRKDTTRGTYTITGDAMFYPTTAAPGTLGFTRGGAAPAGGLYSTLSDPSGAIAANGLTATGQPVRCRVHVSWDSSANDRYSVVTMT, encoded by the coding sequence GTGCACGAGCGCACGAAGAACCCGCGGAACGACACGACGTCGCGCACGGCGCCCGACCGCCGGACCGCTGCCCGGCCGTCCGCCACGGATCAGAAGGTCCGGGCGGACGCACCGATGACTCCGGAGACGGCTCTGTTCCTCCAGACCACCGTCGGCAACGCAGCGGTCGCCCGGATGATCCAGCAACAGCGGCACGCCCACCGCCCCCCTGGCGGCGGACGGGATGCCGCGACCGGCGCGGAGGCCGAGGCCGAGACCGCACCGGTGCAGCGCTCCGCCGTGCACGACGTCCTGCGCTCCCCGGGCCGGCCGCTGGCCGAACCGGTGCGCACCGAGATGGAATCGCGCCTGGGGGAGGACTTCCGTGCCGTGCGCGTCCACGATGACGCCCCGGCCGCCCGGTCTGCGGCCGAGATCGGCGCCCGCGCCTACACCTCGGGCGACCACGTTGTGCTCGGCCGCGGCGGCTCGGACGACCACACCCTCGCTCACGAACTGACTCACGTGATCCAGCAGCGGCAGGGCCCGGTGGCCGGCACCGAGATCGGATCGGGACTGCGGGTGTCGAGCCCCTCCGACCGCTTCGAGCGCGCGGCCGAGGCGAATGCCACCGAGGCTCTGCGCCGCCCGCTGCCCGCGCCGGTGGCCCGGCCCTTCCCGGGGTCCGGCCCGGTGCCGCTCGGGGGTTCGCGGACGGAGGACCACTCGCGGGCGCCGATTCAGCGTGCTCCCGCGGCGACCACCACTGCTGCACCGGTCGCGACGCAGGCCGCCTTCACGCACCTTGCGGGGGACGATCTGGAAGGCGAGTGCGGCGGTTTCGAACGCAGGCGGGCGTTGAGCGTCAACCCGCCTCAGCAGGGGGTGATCATCCAGGAGATCAACCGGGTCTTCGCCGTGGAACAGTGGGACGGGGCGGCATGGACCGCCCTGCCGAGCACGGCCATCGACGCCTACGTCACGGCGAGGAACTCCACCGTGCACGCCACTGTCGGCCGCTATTGGGAGTTGTGGGAGGTAGACGCGCAGGGCAACGTCTCCGACGGCGCGGAGGACACCTTCGGCCTGCCCTCCATCATCCCGGGAAGGAAACGCAAGGACACCACGCGGGGGACCTACACGATCACGGGGGACGCGATGTTCTACCCCACTACTGCGGCGCCGGGCACTCTGGGATTCACCCGGGGCGGGGCCGCGCCCGCCGGGGGCCTGTACAGCACCCTGTCCGACCCGTCGGGGGCCATCGCGGCCAACGGACTCACCGCCACCGGCCAGCCGGTGCGCTGCCGGGTCCACGTCTCGTGGGACAGCTCCGCGAACGACAGGTACTCGGTGGTCACCATGACTTGA
- a CDS encoding MarR family transcriptional regulator: protein MPNDVGHEIADALAALLKRDTRTQLYQRLTEGLGDAVDETTYPVLSGLARIGPRSAADLASEIGLDRSGVTRRATRLENAGLLHRDPDPLDRRATLLALTEAGQQTVDVTRRRLAAHIEASLASWPPADARTFAHHLQRFVTDGPFT, encoded by the coding sequence ATGCCGAACGATGTAGGACACGAGATCGCCGACGCGCTGGCAGCGCTGCTCAAGCGCGATACCCGGACACAGCTGTACCAACGCCTGACCGAGGGTCTGGGCGACGCCGTGGACGAGACCACCTACCCCGTCCTCAGCGGGCTGGCTCGCATCGGCCCGCGCAGCGCCGCCGACCTCGCCAGCGAGATCGGCCTGGACCGCTCCGGCGTCACCCGCCGCGCCACCCGCCTGGAGAACGCCGGCCTCCTGCACCGCGATCCCGACCCCCTCGACCGGCGCGCCACCCTGCTCGCGCTGACCGAGGCCGGGCAGCAGACCGTGGACGTCACCCGACGCCGCCTCGCCGCGCACATCGAGGCATCCTTGGCCTCCTGGCCGCCCGCCGATGCCCGCACCTTCGCCCACCACCTCCAGCGCTTCGTCACCGACGGCCCCTTCACCTGA
- a CDS encoding integrase core domain-containing protein — protein MLLRLAYLGVTNAFAMLRLLPMSDRDKDVEILVLRHQIAMLERQLGGSRPRFEPGDRAFLAALLHRLRRDVLRRLRLLVRPDMVLRWHRDLVARRHAAGSWPKRPGRPRTVHSIRVLVLRLARENPGWGYRRVHGELLVLGIEVAASTVWEILKEAGIDPAPERSSSTWGDFLRSQDDALLACDFFETVTLTGVRLYVFAVIEHGSRRVRVLGATAHPTASWVVQAAKNLVMDLEDEGYRARFMIRDRDGKFPGMFDAILKDVGIEVVLSGVRMPRMNAIVERWVQTCRRELLDRTLIWNQRHLLNVLREFEQFYNGHRPHQGIANARPLYPLPAPIADPDQIARLDIRRRDGLGGILHEYEHAA, from the coding sequence GTGCTGCTGCGACTGGCTTACCTGGGCGTGACGAACGCGTTCGCCATGCTGCGCCTGCTGCCGATGAGCGACCGGGACAAGGACGTGGAGATTCTGGTGCTGCGCCATCAGATTGCGATGTTGGAGCGGCAGCTGGGCGGGAGCAGGCCGCGGTTCGAGCCGGGCGATCGGGCGTTCCTGGCGGCGTTGCTGCACCGGCTCCGGCGGGATGTGCTGCGTCGGTTGCGGTTGTTGGTGCGGCCGGACATGGTGTTGCGATGGCACCGTGACCTGGTCGCGCGCCGCCATGCCGCCGGGTCCTGGCCCAAGCGCCCGGGCCGGCCGCGCACCGTGCACTCCATCCGCGTCCTGGTGCTGCGCCTGGCGCGCGAGAATCCCGGCTGGGGCTACAGGAGGGTGCACGGCGAGCTGCTCGTGCTGGGGATCGAGGTGGCCGCATCCACGGTATGGGAGATCTTGAAGGAGGCCGGGATCGACCCGGCGCCCGAACGGAGCTCCAGTACCTGGGGCGACTTCCTGCGCTCCCAGGACGATGCCCTGCTGGCCTGCGACTTCTTCGAGACGGTCACCCTGACCGGAGTGCGGCTGTACGTGTTCGCCGTCATCGAGCACGGCAGTCGCCGGGTCCGCGTCCTGGGCGCCACTGCCCACCCGACCGCGTCCTGGGTGGTCCAGGCCGCGAAGAATCTCGTGATGGACCTGGAGGACGAGGGCTATCGGGCAAGGTTCATGATCCGGGACAGGGACGGCAAGTTCCCCGGGATGTTCGACGCCATCTTGAAGGACGTAGGGATCGAGGTCGTGCTCAGCGGGGTCCGGATGCCGAGAATGAACGCGATCGTGGAGCGGTGGGTGCAAACGTGCCGACGCGAGCTGCTGGACCGGACCTTGATCTGGAACCAGCGGCACCTGCTGAACGTCCTGCGTGAGTTCGAGCAGTTCTACAACGGACACCGCCCGCATCAGGGCATCGCGAACGCCCGTCCGCTCTACCCATTGCCCGCCCCGATCGCCGATCCGGACCAAATAGCCCGCCTCGACATACGAAGACGCGATGGCCTCGGCGGCATCCTTCACGAGTACGAACACGCCGCCTGA
- a CDS encoding FAD-dependent monooxygenase — translation MLDVLIAGAGPVGLWLAAELRLHGVEVTVVERRAAPDGRSRAVGMQAGTLDTFATRGLAERFIERGTPVPTGHFGAATTRLDFSTVGAVHPFMLALGQSVTEQLLEEHAVAVGARVLRGEEVVSLTQDSDAVEVVIRAGGTHRTVRARWVVGCDGTRSAVRQAAGIDFPGQDTTLTGWLADVELDNPPTAPLAATGPAGSFLAAPIGDGVHRLAGLSTATMHYGAGEPLTLEEVREQTRTLLGRDLGIRNPRWLSRYGNATRQAARYRAGRVLVAGDAAHMFFPAGGQGMNLGIQDATNLGWKLAATLQGRAPDGLLDSYDTERRPAGRAVIDNTRAQLALFAAASPEQIALREVWSAALAEPQTNRQWARRIAGFDEPLPADAAPGTHPLNGTRLAGLTLDTADAPTAHPMMHHGRPLLLDLGGTRTPCSAGGLEQRTATVNTEAADPIWRDVTAALIRPDARIAWASTDTDPQHRAADCLTALRTLCR, via the coding sequence ATGCTCGACGTGCTCATCGCCGGGGCCGGCCCGGTGGGGCTCTGGCTGGCCGCGGAGCTGCGCCTGCACGGGGTGGAGGTGACCGTCGTGGAACGCCGGGCAGCACCGGACGGACGGTCGCGCGCGGTCGGCATGCAGGCCGGCACGCTGGACACCTTCGCCACCCGCGGACTCGCGGAGCGGTTCATCGAACGCGGCACCCCGGTGCCGACCGGCCACTTCGGGGCGGCCACCACCCGGCTGGACTTCTCCACAGTCGGGGCGGTGCACCCGTTCATGCTGGCGCTGGGTCAGTCCGTCACCGAACAGCTCCTGGAAGAGCACGCGGTTGCCGTGGGCGCCCGGGTGCTGCGAGGGGAGGAGGTCGTCTCGCTCACCCAGGACTCGGACGCCGTCGAGGTGGTGATCCGGGCCGGCGGCACCCACCGGACCGTGCGGGCCCGCTGGGTGGTGGGCTGCGACGGCACCCGCAGCGCGGTGCGCCAGGCGGCCGGCATCGACTTCCCCGGTCAGGACACCACCCTGACCGGGTGGCTCGCCGACGTCGAACTCGACAATCCGCCCACCGCGCCGCTCGCCGCCACCGGGCCGGCCGGTTCGTTCCTGGCGGCCCCGATCGGCGACGGCGTCCACCGGCTGGCGGGCCTCTCCACGGCGACCATGCACTACGGCGCCGGCGAACCGCTGACTCTGGAGGAGGTGCGCGAGCAGACCCGTACGCTACTGGGACGGGACCTGGGCATCCGCAACCCCCGGTGGCTGTCGCGCTACGGCAACGCCACCCGCCAGGCCGCAAGGTACCGAGCCGGACGGGTGCTGGTGGCCGGGGACGCGGCGCACATGTTCTTCCCGGCCGGCGGGCAGGGCATGAACCTCGGCATCCAGGACGCCACCAACCTGGGCTGGAAGCTGGCCGCCACCCTCCAGGGCCGGGCGCCCGACGGACTGCTCGACAGCTACGACACGGAGCGCCGGCCGGCCGGCCGCGCCGTCATCGACAACACCCGCGCGCAGCTCGCCCTGTTCGCCGCGGCGAGCCCGGAGCAGATCGCGCTGCGCGAGGTCTGGTCCGCCGCGCTGGCCGAACCGCAGACCAACCGCCAGTGGGCCCGCCGGATCGCCGGCTTCGACGAACCGCTCCCCGCCGACGCCGCACCCGGCACGCATCCGCTGAACGGCACGCGACTGGCCGGCCTCACCCTGGACACGGCCGACGCACCCACCGCCCACCCGATGATGCACCACGGCCGGCCACTGCTGCTGGACCTCGGCGGAACGCGGACGCCGTGTTCCGCAGGCGGTCTGGAACAGCGGACAGCCACCGTCAACACCGAAGCAGCGGATCCGATCTGGCGGGACGTCACCGCCGCTCTGATCCGACCGGACGCCCGGATCGCCTGGGCCAGCACCGACACCGACCCGCAACACCGGGCCGCGGACTGCCTCACCGCCCTGCGCACCTTGTGCCGCTGA
- the putP gene encoding sodium/proline symporter PutP — translation MSDLSAPIVATFLVYVAVMIGTGVWAYRRTHTFADFALGGRRLPAFVAALSAGASDMSGWLFLAFPGAVYAAGVGASWIAVGLVLGTYLNWLFVAPRLRTYTERAGNAVSLSAYLEERFEDRTRMLRMVSAAVTLVFFTVYVASGLVAGGLLFGHIFGAGFRLGVALTALVIVVYSCLGGFLAVSLSHVMQATLMFLALLVLPVVGIATLGGFGALRDSLNSKTPSLLDMGVKVDFVNGRWLGGGGSLGAVSIISLLSWGLGYFGQPHILARFMGIRSTSAVPAARRIETGWVVVVLAGATVVGLLGIAQFGTPLHDPQTVYIALSRTLFSPWGAGVMLIAVLAAIISTADSQLLVSSVALTEDFYHAFLKRRASDQALVWVGRAAVVAVTLVASLIALRGGGLLGIVGYAWAGFGAAFGPVVLLSLYWPRMTWAGAMAGIVSGAVTVLLWRVVKPLHGPFWSGIYEMIPGVLVATLAALIFGRFVGRPPKRAFWRMPGGGVSQLMLTPFLSHAPVGIAVLDTDLRYVWVNEPLDRQISLKRRLGRRMAEVLPQAEADAFEEKMREVLRTGAPVMDFEYRGAGYTVHDRGRAISASFFAMKDRHGRTVGVWYMIIDVTERWRAQERLALLNDAAARIGSTLDVTRTAQELADDAVPAVADFVAVDLLDSVTRGEEPAPGPVGMSPVIRRAAQQSVREGCPEASLAVGETVQRAPSSPVTRCLLESRTLVERVLDRTDSPWVTVDETLGASFLDYDFRSVMVVPVRARGVTLGVATFARSRRLGPFEDDDVRLAEELVSRAAVCIDNARRFTRERTAARSMQRYLLPQDLTGGSALAVASWYLPADAPSGVGGDWFDVIPLSGARVALVVGDVAGHGINAAATMGRLRVAVRTLANLDLSPDELLARLDDLVIGLMGAHDIDTPLAAEGEATGSAFLGATCLYAVYDPVSRRCTMARAGHLPPMIVAPDGAADILDLPAGPPLGLGYLPFESIETELEDGSLIALYTDGLIESVDRDIDVGLSRLGDALATPLPTLAETGRRVINSLLTGPPADDAALLLARTRVLAPDRVASWDLPTDPAAVAHARDLAAQKLTEWGIHDLTFTTELIVSELVTNAIRHAAGPVCLRLIRDRGLICEVSDASSTAPRLRHARTTDEGGRGLLIVAQMARRWGTRYTKTGKIIWTEQVIAADAIG, via the coding sequence ATGTCCGACTTGAGTGCGCCGATCGTGGCCACGTTCCTCGTGTACGTGGCTGTCATGATCGGAACAGGTGTCTGGGCCTACCGCCGTACGCACACCTTCGCCGACTTCGCCCTGGGCGGCCGCAGGCTCCCCGCGTTCGTCGCCGCCCTGTCCGCAGGGGCCAGCGACATGTCCGGCTGGCTGTTCCTCGCCTTCCCCGGAGCGGTGTACGCGGCCGGTGTCGGCGCCAGCTGGATCGCGGTCGGCCTGGTGCTCGGTACGTACCTCAACTGGTTGTTCGTGGCGCCGAGGCTGCGCACCTACACGGAGCGCGCCGGGAACGCGGTGAGCCTGTCGGCTTACCTGGAGGAGCGGTTCGAGGACCGCACACGGATGCTCCGGATGGTCTCGGCGGCGGTGACCCTCGTGTTCTTCACCGTGTACGTCGCCAGTGGACTGGTGGCCGGCGGGTTGCTTTTCGGGCACATCTTCGGCGCCGGTTTCCGGCTCGGGGTGGCCCTGACCGCCCTGGTGATCGTCGTCTACTCATGCCTGGGCGGCTTCCTGGCCGTGAGCCTGAGCCACGTCATGCAGGCCACGCTGATGTTCCTCGCCCTGCTCGTCCTCCCCGTCGTAGGTATCGCGACGCTCGGCGGCTTCGGTGCGCTTCGTGACTCCCTCAACAGCAAGACGCCCAGCCTGCTGGACATGGGTGTCAAGGTCGACTTCGTGAACGGACGGTGGTTGGGAGGCGGCGGGTCGCTCGGCGCCGTCTCGATCATCTCGTTGCTCTCGTGGGGCCTCGGCTATTTCGGGCAGCCGCACATCCTGGCCCGCTTCATGGGCATCCGCAGCACCAGTGCCGTACCCGCCGCCCGCCGTATCGAGACCGGGTGGGTGGTCGTGGTGCTGGCCGGTGCCACAGTGGTCGGCCTGCTGGGCATCGCGCAGTTCGGCACACCGCTCCATGACCCGCAGACGGTCTACATCGCTCTGAGTCGGACCCTGTTCAGTCCGTGGGGCGCCGGCGTGATGCTGATCGCGGTGCTCGCCGCGATCATCTCGACCGCGGACAGTCAGCTCCTCGTGTCGTCCGTCGCACTCACGGAGGACTTCTACCACGCGTTCCTCAAGCGGCGCGCCTCGGACCAGGCACTGGTGTGGGTGGGTCGCGCCGCCGTCGTCGCCGTGACCCTGGTGGCCTCTTTGATCGCGCTGAGGGGCGGCGGGCTACTGGGGATCGTGGGCTACGCCTGGGCGGGCTTCGGGGCCGCTTTCGGCCCGGTGGTCCTGCTCTCGCTGTACTGGCCGCGCATGACCTGGGCGGGGGCCATGGCCGGGATCGTGTCCGGCGCAGTCACGGTGCTCCTGTGGCGTGTGGTCAAGCCGCTGCACGGCCCCTTCTGGTCGGGCATCTACGAGATGATTCCGGGCGTCCTGGTCGCCACGCTTGCGGCTCTGATCTTCGGCAGGTTCGTCGGCCGGCCTCCGAAACGGGCCTTCTGGCGGATGCCGGGCGGCGGGGTGAGCCAGCTGATGCTCACCCCCTTCCTCAGCCACGCGCCGGTCGGCATCGCCGTTCTCGACACGGATCTGCGGTATGTCTGGGTGAACGAGCCGCTGGACCGCCAGATCTCGCTGAAGCGGCGGCTGGGGCGGCGGATGGCGGAGGTGTTGCCGCAGGCCGAGGCCGACGCCTTCGAGGAGAAGATGCGCGAGGTTCTTCGGACCGGTGCGCCGGTGATGGACTTCGAGTACCGCGGCGCCGGCTACACGGTGCACGACCGTGGCCGCGCGATCTCTGCCTCCTTCTTCGCGATGAAGGACCGCCACGGCCGGACCGTGGGCGTCTGGTACATGATCATCGACGTCACCGAGCGATGGCGGGCGCAGGAACGCCTCGCCCTGCTCAACGACGCCGCTGCCCGCATCGGCAGCACCCTTGACGTGACCCGGACCGCGCAGGAACTGGCCGACGACGCGGTACCGGCCGTCGCCGACTTCGTCGCCGTCGACCTGCTGGACTCGGTCACGAGGGGCGAGGAGCCGGCACCCGGGCCGGTCGGGATGTCGCCCGTCATCCGCCGAGCGGCCCAGCAGTCGGTTCGTGAGGGCTGTCCCGAGGCGTCACTGGCCGTGGGGGAGACAGTCCAGCGTGCCCCCTCGTCCCCCGTGACCCGCTGTCTGCTGGAGAGCAGGACCCTGGTCGAACGGGTCCTTGACCGTACCGACAGCCCGTGGGTGACCGTGGACGAGACGCTGGGCGCCTCGTTCCTGGACTACGACTTCCGCTCGGTGATGGTGGTCCCCGTGCGGGCGCGCGGCGTCACCCTGGGGGTGGCGACGTTCGCCCGGTCCCGGCGGCTGGGCCCCTTTGAGGACGACGACGTCCGCCTCGCCGAGGAACTCGTCTCCCGTGCGGCGGTGTGCATCGACAACGCACGCCGTTTCACCCGTGAGCGCACGGCGGCCCGTTCCATGCAGCGCTACCTGTTGCCGCAGGACCTGACGGGAGGGTCCGCTCTCGCCGTGGCCTCGTGGTATCTCCCGGCGGATGCCCCCAGCGGTGTGGGCGGCGACTGGTTCGACGTGATCCCGCTCTCCGGAGCACGCGTCGCCCTGGTCGTCGGAGACGTGGCCGGACACGGCATCAACGCGGCGGCGACCATGGGGCGCCTGCGCGTCGCGGTACGCACGCTCGCCAACCTCGACCTCTCCCCGGACGAACTGCTGGCCCGTCTGGACGACCTGGTCATCGGCCTCATGGGCGCGCACGATATCGATACACCGTTGGCGGCCGAGGGCGAGGCGACGGGTAGCGCGTTCCTGGGCGCCACCTGCCTGTACGCCGTCTACGACCCGGTCAGCAGGCGGTGCACCATGGCCCGAGCAGGTCACCTCCCACCGATGATCGTCGCTCCCGACGGCGCCGCCGACATTCTGGACCTGCCCGCCGGACCACCACTCGGCCTCGGCTACCTTCCGTTCGAGTCCATCGAGACCGAGCTGGAAGACGGCAGCCTCATCGCCCTCTACACCGACGGCCTGATCGAGTCCGTCGACCGGGACATCGACGTCGGGCTCTCCCGGCTGGGCGATGCCCTCGCAACGCCCCTGCCGACCCTGGCGGAGACCGGCCGGCGAGTCATCAACAGCCTGCTGACGGGTCCGCCTGCCGACGACGCGGCCCTGCTCCTCGCCCGGACCCGTGTCCTGGCCCCGGACCGCGTCGCCTCCTGGGACCTGCCCACCGACCCGGCTGCCGTCGCGCACGCCCGCGACCTCGCGGCTCAGAAGCTGACGGAGTGGGGCATCCACGATCTCACCTTCACCACGGAACTCATCGTCAGTGAACTGGTGACCAACGCGATCCGCCATGCGGCCGGACCGGTCTGCCTGCGCTTGATCCGGGATCGCGGCCTGATCTGTGAGGTCTCCGACGCCAGCAGCACCGCGCCACGGCTGCGTCACGCGCGGACCACCGACGAGGGGGGACGGGGCCTCCTGATCGTTGCCCAGATGGCCCGCCGGTGGGGCACTCGGTACACGAAGACCGGCAAGATCATCTGGACTGAGCAGGTGATTGCGGCTGACGCGATCGGATAG
- a CDS encoding ROK family protein, with translation MEHDVEAAPRLSESASAVFAVLARAASATRPQLASLASLSKPTVSVAVAELESAGLAAHSGTASSGTGRTAAVYRLGPDAGAVLAVDLGPDLTRVRGCALDGTLLAEATGPRADAAGAVREARRALPAGTPLRTIVVAVGDVTARAASGTGMRPATAKAGPVYDAMAVALPPAVPVHLENNVNCAALAELHEGAARGRDTFGYLRVGVGVGLGVVIDGRVLRGANGAAGELARLPYPWDDGREPRLEALEEYIGAASLLRRTAAAWRDADGPCPATTERLFALAGEGSAPARAVVARHAADVGRLAAAVAAVLDPGLIVLGGSTGADPQLLPGVRAELARLSWPTEVVSSTVGDVGTVVGAARLAVARGVRTVTEAARRKD, from the coding sequence GTGGAACACGACGTGGAGGCGGCGCCCCGGCTGTCCGAGAGCGCGAGCGCGGTCTTCGCCGTGCTCGCCCGGGCGGCCAGCGCGACCCGCCCCCAACTGGCAAGCCTGGCCAGCCTGTCCAAACCGACGGTGTCCGTCGCCGTCGCGGAGCTGGAGAGCGCCGGCCTCGCCGCCCACTCCGGTACGGCGTCCAGCGGCACCGGCCGCACCGCCGCCGTCTACCGGCTCGGACCGGACGCCGGCGCCGTACTCGCCGTCGACCTGGGCCCGGACCTCACCCGGGTACGGGGCTGCGCCCTCGACGGAACCCTGCTGGCCGAGGCCACCGGGCCCCGGGCGGATGCCGCCGGCGCCGTACGCGAGGCCCGCCGCGCACTGCCCGCCGGTACCCCGCTGCGCACCATCGTCGTCGCCGTCGGCGATGTCACCGCGCGGGCGGCGTCGGGCACCGGGATGCGTCCGGCGACCGCCAAAGCGGGCCCGGTCTACGACGCCATGGCCGTCGCACTGCCGCCGGCGGTCCCCGTTCACCTGGAGAACAACGTTAACTGCGCCGCCCTGGCCGAACTCCACGAAGGCGCCGCCCGCGGCCGCGACACCTTCGGCTATCTGCGCGTCGGCGTGGGCGTCGGACTCGGCGTCGTCATCGACGGCCGGGTGCTGCGCGGCGCGAACGGCGCCGCCGGCGAGCTGGCCCGTCTGCCCTACCCCTGGGACGACGGCCGCGAGCCGCGCCTGGAGGCCCTGGAGGAGTACATCGGCGCCGCGTCGCTGCTGCGGCGGACCGCGGCGGCCTGGCGGGACGCCGACGGCCCGTGCCCGGCCACCACTGAGCGGCTGTTCGCCCTCGCCGGCGAGGGGAGCGCCCCGGCCCGTGCCGTCGTCGCCCGCCATGCCGCCGACGTGGGCCGGCTCGCCGCCGCCGTGGCCGCCGTACTCGACCCGGGACTCATCGTGCTCGGCGGCAGCACCGGCGCGGACCCTCAGCTCCTGCCCGGCGTGCGGGCCGAACTGGCCCGGCTGAGCTGGCCCACCGAGGTGGTCAGCAGCACGGTCGGCGATGTCGGCACCGTCGTCGGCGCGGCCCGGCTCGCGGTCGCCCGCGGTGTCCGAACCGTGACCGAGGCCGCGCGGCGGAAGGATTGA
- a CDS encoding nuclear transport factor 2 family protein, translating into MTTSAFRTDVVSAMTDLLFTPGLELSEAVDRHFAPDYRQRTDGRWDDRSEFTTHIAHLRGIVASGSIRVLDELVQGDLYADRHIIDVDKTDGSSVRMEVYLFGEFAADGRFRRIEETTLMLQGADGDRNIGSAR; encoded by the coding sequence ATGACCACCAGCGCCTTCCGTACCGACGTCGTCTCCGCCATGACCGACCTGCTCTTCACACCGGGGCTGGAGCTGTCCGAAGCCGTGGACCGGCACTTCGCCCCGGACTACCGCCAGCGCACCGACGGCCGTTGGGACGACCGGAGCGAGTTCACGACCCACATCGCCCACCTGCGCGGCATCGTCGCGAGTGGCTCGATCCGGGTGCTGGACGAACTCGTGCAGGGCGACCTGTACGCCGACCGGCACATCATCGATGTCGACAAGACCGACGGCTCCTCCGTCCGCATGGAGGTCTACCTCTTCGGCGAGTTCGCCGCCGACGGGCGCTTCCGGCGCATCGAGGAGACCACCCTGATGCTCCAGGGCGCCGACGGCGACCGCAACATCGGCAGCGCACGCTGA
- a CDS encoding TetR/AcrR family transcriptional regulator C-terminal domain-containing protein, whose protein sequence is MGTTRGEIVAATLAVLDEQGLDGVTMRAVAARLGVQHNTVRWHASSKGRLLELASDELLAHCLDEPLPEAFPDRLKALSHRCRTALLSHRDAARMVAGVFAAEPRTLRYADTVIATLLAAGHSPRTAAWTHWTIFYLTLGLTQEQQAAQETAPTLLPDQAPADSYPALAEVLPYIGPDNFDQRFEFALDLIIAGLPRAEGPVG, encoded by the coding sequence ATGGGTACGACACGGGGGGAGATCGTCGCCGCCACGCTCGCGGTGCTCGATGAGCAAGGTCTGGACGGTGTGACCATGCGAGCCGTCGCGGCCCGGCTCGGCGTGCAGCACAACACCGTCCGCTGGCACGCCTCCAGCAAGGGCCGCCTGCTCGAACTGGCCTCCGATGAACTCCTTGCGCACTGTCTCGACGAGCCGCTACCCGAGGCGTTCCCCGACCGGCTCAAGGCGCTGAGCCACCGCTGCCGCACGGCGCTGCTCTCCCACCGCGACGCCGCCAGAATGGTCGCGGGCGTCTTCGCCGCCGAGCCCCGCACACTGCGCTACGCCGACACCGTGATCGCCACCCTGCTGGCGGCCGGCCACTCGCCGCGCACGGCGGCGTGGACCCACTGGACGATCTTCTACCTGACTCTGGGTCTCACCCAAGAACAGCAGGCCGCCCAGGAAACCGCACCGACCCTCCTCCCGGACCAGGCCCCGGCCGACAGCTACCCGGCCCTGGCCGAGGTCCTGCCGTACATCGGCCCCGACAACTTCGACCAGCGATTCGAATTCGCCCTCGACTTGATCATCGCCGGCCTTCCCCGGGCCGAGGGGCCAGTCGGCTAG
- a CDS encoding DUF3375 family protein translates to MLGSRESIAESDQGRTFQAFYDFLLAPSRHARLQPSVGRCSALRCTHGWGCPRWGWRSRTLIRPGP, encoded by the coding sequence GTGCTGGGCAGCCGCGAGAGCATCGCGGAGTCGGACCAGGGCCGGACCTTCCAGGCGTTCTACGACTTCCTGCTCGCGCCGAGCCGTCACGCACGCCTCCAGCCTTCGGTCGGGAGGTGCTCCGCCTTGCGATGCACGCACGGATGGGGGTGCCCCCGCTGGGGCTGGAGGAGTCGCACGCTGATCCGGCCTGGTCCGTGA